From a region of the Cucumis sativus cultivar 9930 chromosome 6, Cucumber_9930_V3, whole genome shotgun sequence genome:
- the LOC101209890 gene encoding salicylate carboxymethyltransferase produces the protein MEVCKILHMNSGVGDESYAKNSLLQQKATSIAWPVIKKAIEDLCSENNNSITSLSIADLGCSSGPNTLTIISNLIKHIELHNNKPFQYQIFFNDLPSNDFNSIFISLQNFLEDLKIQIGADFGTCFFNGVPGSFYGRLFPDKSLHFVHSCYSLQWLSQVPKEMEMINKGNIFIDSTSPKNVIDGYFKQFQKDFSLFLKCRGEEVVRGGRMVVTLVGRTDEYPSNQDYCYAFTLLNLALNNMVAEGIVEEEKVDRFNIPTFMPSPKEIKEEVLKEGSFIINELKVSKIDWNFYSTELEGTKHVFVDSSYNVAKCIRSVIESLMSPHFGEAIVEELFYRYSKIVKDEMSNKRSEFTNLTISLTRI, from the exons ATGGAGGTTTGTAAAATACTTCATATGAATTCAGGAGTTGGAGACGAAAGCTATGCCAAAAACTCCTTACTTCAG CAAAAGGCAACATCCATAGCATGGCCAGTTATAAAGAAAGCCATTGAAGACTTGTGCAGTGAAaacaataattcaattacCAGTTTAAGCATTGCAGATTTGGGATGTTCTTCAGGACCAAACACTCTTACAATCATctccaatttaattaaacacattGAGCTTCACAATAACAAACCATTCCAATATCAAATCTTCTTCAACGATCTACCTTCCAACGATTTCAATTCCATTTTTATATCCTTACAAAATTTCcttgaagatttgaaaatcCAAATTGGAGCTGATTTTGGAACTTGTTTCTTCAATGGAGTCCCTGGTTCTTTTTATGGTAGACTTTTTCCCGACAAAAGTTTACATTTTGTTCATTCTTGTTATAGCCTTCAATGGTTGTCTCAG gttcCAAAAGAAATGGAGATGATAAACAAAGGGAACATATTCATAGACAGTACAAGTCCAAAGAATGTGATAGACGGGTATTTCAAGCAATTTCAAAAGGATTTCTCGTTGTTTTTGAAGTGTCGTGGAGAAGAAGTAGTACGTGGTGGACGAATGGTTGTTACCTTAGTAGGAAGAACAGATGAATATCCATCAAATCAAGATTATTGTTACGCTTTTACACTTCTAAATTTAGCTCTCAATAACATGGTTGCTGAG GGGATTGTGGAAGAGGAGAAAGTTGATAGATTCAATATCCCAACTTTCATGCCAAGTCcaaaggaaataaaagaagaggTTTTAAAAGAAGGAAGTTTCATCATCAATGAActtaaagtttcaaaaattgaTTGGAATTTCTACAGTACTGAATTGGAAGGAACAAAGCATGTGTTTGTGGATAGCAGTTACAATGTTGCAAAATGCATTAGATCTGTGATTGAATCACTTATGAGTCCTCACTTTGGAGAAGCCATTGTTGAAGAATTATTTTATAGGTATAGTAAAATAGTGAAGGATGAGATGTCAAACAAAAGGAGTGAGTTCACAAACCTCACTATTTCCCTTACTAGAATCTAA
- the LOC101206474 gene encoding uncharacterized protein LOC101206474, with protein MEVVQVLHMNGSGAGDFSYANNSLLQSKVILMTKPIVEEAINNLYCSSFPTNFTIADLGCSSGPNTLMAVSELIKVVEENRQKHNKQPIEYQVLLNDLPGNDFNTIFKSLPNFLEKLKMEIGDHDIGPCLFNGVPGSFYGRLFSSKSVNFIHSSYSLHWLSKVPEGLEGNKRNIYMVDTSPKSVVEAYYKQFQNDFELFLKCRREELVKGGSMVLTLLGRRSQDPTSKECCYIWELLAMALNDMVSEGIIEEEKLESFNIPKYMPSPTEMRIEIEKEGSFVVNRIQVSKMDWNIVYKDNGNKDDNGGYNVAKYMRAVAEPILISHFGEAIIDELFIRYGQIIVDRMAKEKLEFVNLTISLTNINSDREESPPIVEEAINNLYCSSFPTSLAIADLGCSSGPNALMAASELIKAVEIIRQKLKKKPIEYQVLLNDLPGNDFNTIFKSLPNFLQNLRREIGGDVGPCLFTGVPASFYGRLFPKKSVHFVHSSYSLHWLSKVPEGLEENKRNIYMTGNSPRSVVKAYYNQFQKDFSLFLKCRAQELVDGGRMILTLLGRRSQNPASKECSYIWELLGLALNDLVDQGIIEEEKLESFHIPKYMPSPIEIRIEVAKEASFVIDSIKVSQVDWNVSDNNEMNKAKSVDVSLKGSGYNVAKYMRAVAEPILISHFGEEVMDELFIRYREIIADRMAKETTQFFNVTVSLTKPRYMCKNVNVR; from the exons ATGGAAGTAGTTCAAGTTCTTCACATGAATGGGTCAGGAGCTGGAGATTTTAGTTATGCCAACAATTCCCTTCTTCAG TCAAAGGTGATATTGATGACGAAGCCGATTGTGGAGGAAGCGATAAACAACTTATATTGCTCCAGTTTCCCAACAAATTTCACCATAGCCGATTTGGGATGTTCTTCAGGACCAAACACTTTAATGGCAGTTTCTGAACTGATTAAAGTAGTGGAAGAAAATCGACaaaaacacaacaaacaaCCAATTGAATATCAAGTATTGTTAAATGACTTACCTGGAAATGACTTCAATACAATCTTCAAATCATTGCCTAATTTccttgaaaaattgaaaatggaaattggAGATCATGATATTGGGCCTTGTCTCTTTAATGGGGTGCCTGGTTCTTTCTATGGAAGactattttcttcaaaaagtgtgaattTTATTCATTCTTCATATAGTCTTCACTGGTTGTCTAAAGTTCCAGAAGGGTTAGAGggaaataagagaaatatttatatggtaGATACAAGCCCAAAGAGTGTGGTGGAGGcttattataaacaatttcaaaacgattttgaattgtttttgaaatgtAGGAGAGAAGAATTGGTGAAGGGAGGAAGTATGGTTTTAACACTTTTGGGAAGAAGAAGCCAGGATCCAACTAGTAAAGAGTGTTGTTACATTTGGGAGCTTTTGGCTATGGCTCTTAATGATATGGTTTCAGAG GGAATTATAGAAGAGGAGAAGTTAGAAAGTTTCAACATACCCAAGTACATGCCATCACCAACAGAAATGAGGATTGAGATTGAAAAAGAAGGCTCTTTTGTGGTTAATCGCATTCAAGTTTCAAAAATGGATTGGAATATTGTTTACAAAGATAATGGTAACAAAGATGATAATGGTGGGTACAATGTAGCCAAGTACATGAGAGCTGTGGCTGAGCCAATTCTTATAAGTCATTTTGGAGAAGCAATCATCGATGAATTGTTCATCAGATATGGGCAGATTATTGTGGATCGAATGGCTAAGGAGAAACTTGAGTTTGTCAATCTCACTATTTCTCTCACTAACATAAA TTCAGATCGGGAAGAGTCCCCGCCGATTGTGGAGGAAGCGATAAACAATTTGTATTGTTCGAGTTTTCCTACTAGTTTGGCAATAGCTGATTTGGGATGTTCTTCGGGACCAAACGCTTTGATGGCAGCTTCTGAACTGATTAAAGCAGTGGAAATAATTCGTCAAAAACTGAAGAAGAAACCAATTGAATATCAAGTATTGTTAAATGACTTACCGGGAAATGACTTCAATACAATCTTCAAATCATTGCCTaatttccttcaaaatttgagaaggGAAATTGGAGGTGATGTTGGGCCTTGTCTTTTTACTGGAGTGCCTGCTTCTTTTTATGGAAGGCTTTTTCCTAAGAAAAGTGTCCATTTTGTTCATTCTTCTTACAGTCTTCATTGGCTATCCAAG GTTCCTGAAGGGTTGGAGgagaataaaagaaacatatacATGACTGGTAATAGCCCCAGGAGTGTTGTGAAGGCCTATTACAATCAATTCCAAAAGgacttttcattatttctcaAGTGTCGTGCACAAGAATTGGTGGATGGTGGTCGTATGATTTTGACATTGCTAGGAAGGAGAAGCCAAAACCCAGCTAGCAAAGAATGCTCTTACATTTGGGAGCTTTTGGGTCTAGCTCTTAACGACCTAGTCGATCAG GGAATCATAGAAGAGGAGAAATTGGAGAGTTTCCACATACCCAAATACATGCCATCACCAATAGAAATAAGGATTGAGGTTGCAAAAGAAGCATCTTTTGTGATTGATAGCATTAAAGTTTCACAAGTAGATTGGAACGTTTCGgataataatgaaatgaacAAAGCAAAATCAGTAGATGTAAGTTTGAAGGGGAGTGGATACAATGTAGCAAAGTACATGAGGGCAGTGGCTGAACCAATTCTTATCAGTCATTTTGGAGAAGAAGTTATGGATGAATTGTTCATCAGATACAGAGAAATCATTGCAGACCGTATGGCCAAAGAGACAACTCAATTTTTCAATGTCACTGTTTCCCTTACTAAACCAAG GTATATGTGTAAGAATGTGAATGTGAGGTGA
- the LOC101205995 gene encoding uncharacterized protein LOC101205995, with amino-acid sequence MAVTKTVMKLDIACQKCKTKVLKAVTAIEGVDKVETDEAKGTLAVIGTADPFEIVKRTRKAIACAGKVADVVSIGPPPKPDEKKPEEKKQEEKKPVDKKPDPPPCPCPPYPCPPYYGSSYVIVPHETYPSCSILYKTPRVFCIATADTKLDELRFISHSVRCNLNSFSTASSSFKVEVTIVDVSTSNQKGIESLDDFFFVSREEVLSCSNLTGNHLPDDRGKAISIMSKALESYLSKAKEDGIIAGVIGLGGSGGTSLISSALQSLQIGIPKLIVSTVASGQTESYIGTSDVILFPSIVDVCGINCVSRVILSNAGAAFAGMVVGRLGTLKDSCDSNEKPTVGLTMFGVTTPCVNAVKERLLKEGYETLVFHATGVGGKAMESLVREGFIQGVLDITTTEVADYLIGGVMACDSTRFDAIIEKKIPLVLSVGAVDMVNFGSKDTIPSNFHGRNIYEHNKQVSLMRTTVEENRKIAHFIADKINNSSAKVRVCLPQNGVSALDAQGKSFYDPEATATLIEELQRAIQLNNDRQVKVYPYHINDPEFAEVLVNSFLEITSKDTDSCGPKLVLAETSRDLRKDFISESNLSANENITYSLSDFPEARPETLRRTRMILGNLKAQILKGVPIIGAGAGTGISAKFEEVGGVDLIVVYNSGRFRMAGRGSLAGLLPFADANAIVLEMANEVLPVVKTVPVLAGVCASDPFRRMDYILKQVESIGFSGVQNFPTVGLFDGNFRQNLEETGMGYGLEVKMIERAHKMGLLTTPYAFNEDEALDMAKAGADIIVAHMGLTTSGSIGAKTALSMEESVVRVQAIADAARRINSNVLVLCHGGPISGPAEAAFILKRTKGVHGFYGASSIERLPVEQAITSTVQQYKSISMT; translated from the exons ATGGCCGTAACTAAAACCGTTATGAAACTTGATATTGCATGCCAAAAATGCAAAACCAAAGTTCTTAAAGCCGTTACCGCCATTGAAG GTGTCGACAAGGTCGAGACAGATGAAGCTAAGGGAACTTTGGCTGTGATCGGCACGGCAGATCCATTTGAGATAGTTAAACGTACAAGAAAGGCGATTGCTTGTGCTGGCAAGGTCGCCGATGTAGTGAGCATTGGACCGCCACCCAAACCAGACGAGAAAAAACCGGAGGAGAAAAAACAGGAGGAGAAGAAACCAGTAGACAAGAAACCCGACCCGCCTCCTTGCCCATGTCCACCCTACCCCTGCCCACCTTATTATGGATCGTCCTATGTGATCGTACCCCATGAAACTTATCCTTCTTGCTCTATTCTTTA CAAAACTCCCCGAGTTTTCTGTATCGCGACGGCCGATACTAAGCTTGACGAGCTCCGATTCATTTCCCATTCCGTTCGATGCAACCTCAATTCCTTCTCtactgcttcttcttctttcaag GTTGAAGTGACGATTGTTGATGTTTCTACCAGTAATCAGAAAGGGATCGAGAGTTTGGATGATTTTTTCTTCGTGTCGAGGGAGGAAGTCCTCTCTTGCTCTAATCTCACTGGAAATCATCTTCCCGATGATCGAGGAAAAGCAATTTCGATAATGAGTAAAGCACTTGAATCTTATCTTAGTAAAGCCAAGGAGGATGGGATTATTGCTGGAGTTATAGGACTTGGAGGCAGTGGAGGGACGTCTCTCATATCCTCTGCGTTACAATCTCTTCAAATTGGCATACCTAAGCTTATCGTCTCGACGGTTGCGAGTGGTCAGACAGAATCTTATATCGGGACATCTGATGTGATACTTTTCCCGTCCATAGTGGATGTGTGTGGGATTAATTGTGTCAGTAGGGTTATTTTATCCAATGCTGGTGCTGCATTTGCTGGAATGGTGGTTGGACGACTTGGGACGCTGAAAGATTCTTGTGATTCCAATGAAAAACCAACAGTGGGTTTAACGATGTTTGGGGTTACGACTCCCTGTGTCAATGCTGTTAAAGAACGATTGCTTAAAGAGGGATACGAAACCCTTGTTTTTCATGCTACTGGGGTTGGAGGGAAAGCAATGGAATCGCTGGTCAGAGAGGGATTTATACAG GGTGTCTTGGACATCACAACCACAGAGGTCGCTGACTATTTAATAGGAGGTGTCATGGCTTGTGACAGTACCCGCTTTGATGCCATTATAGAGAAGAAGATCCCATTAGTTCTAAGTGTGGGAGCAGTGGATATGGTGAACTTTGGATCCAAAGATACAATACCCTCAAATTTTCACGGAAGgaatatatatgaacataATAAACAG GTTTCTCTCATGCGAACTACGGTGGAAGAGAACAGAAAAATTGCTCATTTTATAGCTGATAAGATCAACAATTCATCGGCAAAGGTTCGTGTTTGCCTGCCACAGAATGGCGTATCTGCTCTGGATGCACAAGGGAAGTCATTTTATGATCCTGAGGCTACTGCTACTCTTATAGAGGAACTACAGCGAGCTATTCAGTTAAATAATGATAGGCAG GTGAAGGTATATCCTTATCATATTAATGATCCTGAGTTCGCTGAGGTATTGGTTAACTCATTCTTGgaaattacttcaaaagatACGGACTCATGTGGCCCAAAACTTGTTTTAGCTGAAACTAGTCGAGACCTTCGAAAGGACTTCATTTCTGAGTCCAATTTGTCTGCCAATGAAAACATTACATACAGTCTTAGTGACTTCCCAGAGGCAAGACCAG AAACTTTGCGAAGAACACGAATGATATTGGGGAACTTGAAAGCTCAAATACTTAAAGGAGTTCCCATAATAGGGGCTGGTGCAGGCACTGGGATATCTGCCAAGTTTGAAGAAGTTGGTGGTGTTGATCTGATAGTAGTGTACAATTCAGGGCGGTTTCGCATGGCTGGGAGGGGTTCTTTAGCAGGTTTGCTGCCTTTTGCCGATGCTAATGCCATAGTGCTTGAAATGGCCAATGAAGTATTGCCT GTGGTGAAGACAGTTCCCGTGCTTGCTGGAGTATGTGCTTCTGATCCATTTCGTCGAATGGATTACATTCTAAAGCAGGTGGAGTCAATTGGATTCTCTGGAGTGCAGAATTTTCCTACCGTTGGATTGTTTGATGGTAACTTCAGACAAAACCTTGAAGAAACAGGAATGGGATATGG ATTGGAGGTCAAGATGATTGAGAGGGCCCACAAAATGGGTCTCTTGACAACCCCATATGCCTTTAACGAAGATGAAGCCTTAGACATGGCAAAGGCCGGTGCAGACATTATAGTTGCCCATATGGGACTCACTACCTCTGGATCTATCGGAGCCAAAACTGCACTCTCAATGGAGGAAAGTGTAGTCCGTGTACAGGCAATAGCAGATGCTGCTCGTAGGATCAATTCTAATGTTTTAGTGCTCTGCCATGGAG GTCCTATATCGGGGCCTGCTGAAGCAGCATTCATTCTGAAGAGAACGAAGGGAGTTCATGGATTCTATGGTGCATCCAGCATAGAGAGGCTACCGGTAGAACAAGCAATAACTAGCACTGTCCAACAGTACAAATCGATTTCAATGACATAA
- the LOC101209645 gene encoding abscisic acid 8'-hydroxylase 3, with translation MLCKEGLVFIAQMYFNPTVAALLSIAVLVLVSKVWWRVRSKNDGGIPGYLGLPFVGETFSFLSANNSTRGCYHFVRLRRLWHGRWFKTRLFGKIHVFVPSAEGAKAIFSNDFVQFNKGYVKSMGDAVGEKSLLCVSHENHRRIRRLLSDPFSMTSLSKFVKEFDDMLSKRLKKLEKDGKSFVLLDFSMKITFDSICNMLMSLRDESTLRQIEKDCTAVSEAMLSFPFMIPGTRYYKGIKARKRLMETFREIISRRRRGEESPEDFLESMLQRDSYPSNEKLDDSEIMDNLLTLIIAGQTTTAAAMMWCIKFLDENKEAQERLREEQLSILQKKEDGELLTLEDLKKMSYGSKVVKETLRMSNVLLWFPRVALGDCRLEDFEIKKGWHVNIDATCIHYDPDVYKDPMKFNPSRFDEIQKPYSFIPFGSGPRTCLGINMAKLTMLVFLHRMTGGYRWTVDDPDPSLEKKAHIPRLRSGCPITLKTL, from the exons ATGTTGTGTAAGGAAGGGCTTGTGTTCATAGCTCAAATGTATTTTAACCCTACAGTGGCAGCACTTCTTTCCATAGCTGTTTTAGTGTTGGTTTCGAAAGTTTGGTGGAGAGTGAGGAGCAAGAATGATGGAGGAATTCCTGGTTACTTGGGGTTACCTTTTGTAGGGGAaaccttctcttttctttctgcTAATAACAGTACCAGAGGGTGTTACCACTTTGTCAGACTCCGCAGGTTGTG GCATGGTAGGTGGTTCAAGACAAGGCTATTTGGAAAGATACATGTGTTTGTTCCAAGCGCAGAGGGGGCAAAAGCAATATTTTCCAATGATTTTGTCCAATTCAACAAGGGATACGTGAAATCCATGGGAGATGCTGTTGGAGAGAAGAGTTTACTATGCGTTTCCCATGAGAATCACAGAAGAATTAGACGTCTTCTATCTGATCCTTTCTCCATGACTTCTCTGTCTAAGTTTGTCAAAGAATTTGACGACATGCTCTCCAAAAGGCTAAAGAAACTAGAAAAAGATGGGAAAAGTTTTGTACTGCTTGATTTTAGCATGAAG ATAACATTTGATTCCATCTGCAATATGCTAATGAGTCTAAGGGATGAATCTACACTCAGACAGATTGAGAAAGACTGTACAGCCGTCTCTGAAGCCATGTTATCTTTCCCATTCATGATTCCAGGAACTAGGTACTACAAAGGCATAAAG GCAAGAAAACGACTCATGGAAACATTTAGAGAGATAATTTCCCGACGGCGAAGGGGAGAGGAGTCACCAGAAGACTTCCTGGAGTCAATGTTGCAGAGAGATTCATATCCTTCAAATGAAAAGCTGGATGACTCAGAGATAATGGATAACCTATTGACACTGATAATTGCAGGTCAAACCACTACAGCTGCTGCTATGATGTGGTGTATCAAGTTCCTGGACGAGAACAAAGAGGCCCAAGAAAGGCTGCGG GAAGAACAACTGTCAATTCtacaaaagaaggaagatgGAGAATTGCTTACCCTTGAAgatcttaaaaaaatgtcctACGGTTCAAAG GTTGTCAAGGAGACATTGAGAATGTCCAATGTTTTGCTGTGGTTTCCTCGTGTGGCACTAGGGGATTGCAGATTAGAAG attttgaaataaagaaagggtGGCATGTGAACATCGATGCAACATGCATTCATTATGACCCAGATGTGTACAAGGACCCCATGAAATTCAACCCTTCCAGATTTGAT GAAATTCAAAAGCCATACAGTTTCATACCTTTTGGATCTGGACCCAGGACCTGTCTAGGAATTAACATGGCCAAATTAACAATGTTGGTCTTCTTGCACAGAATGACTGGAGGGTACAG GTGGACGGTTGATGATCCAGATCCTAGCCTTGAAAAGAAGGCACACATCCCTAGGCTGAGAAGTGGCTGCCCCATTACTTTGAAAACCTTGTAA